A stretch of Prunus dulcis chromosome 6, ALMONDv2, whole genome shotgun sequence DNA encodes these proteins:
- the LOC117632006 gene encoding fasciclin-like arabinogalactan protein 12, with translation MQAPLLLWHYLFSSKLSSQNPTTLKNKMVKLQHQPLFSLTLLLIFLSHCTKILAQAPAAAPAAAPAAPAAPVAPAAPIAPAAPIAPASPSITGPAVPAPPADAPAPPGPTNITKILEKAGGFNVFIRLLKSTQIDRQLYSQLNNSNSQLTVLAPTDSAFSRLSTGSLNSLGDEQKVQLLQFHLIPDFLTIQNFQTLSNPVRTQAGTGFEYPLNITTTGSSVNISTGLVNTSISGTVYSDNQIAIYKVNSVLQPYGVFAPKHHQPSPAPAPAQEKPKKESSSSDSDDTTPDVAEVKSGAVPCLIPKINAIVSIGVAVVAAAALNFS, from the coding sequence ATGCAAGCACCACTCTTGCTTTGGCATTATTTGTTTTCAAGCAAATTAAGCAGCCAAAACCCCACCACACTCAAAAACAAGATGGTAAAGCTTCAGCATCAGCCTCTTTTCTCACTTACACTTCTACTTATCTTCCTCTCCCATTGCACCAAAATCTTAGCCCAAGCTCCTGCTGCAGCCCCTGCTGCTGCTCCTGCTGCTCCTGCAGCCCCAGTTGCCCCAGCTGCCCCAATTGCCCCAGCTGCCCCAATTGCCCCAGCTTCCCCATCAATTACAGGGCCAGCAGTTCCAGCACCACCAGCTGATGCCCCTGCACCTCCAGGCCCAACCAACATCaccaaaatccttgaaaaagCAGGTGGCTTCAATGTCTTCATCCGCCTTTTAAAAAGCACCCAAATTGACAGACAGCTCTACAGCCAACTCAACAACTCAAATAGCCAACTCACCGTTTTAGCCCCAACTGACAGTGCCTTCTCAAGGCTCAGCACAGGCTCACTCAACTCTTTGGGCGATGAACAAAAAGTGCAGCTCTTACAATTCCATCTGATCCCAGATTTTCTCACAATCCAAAACTTTCAAACTCTCAGCAATCCAGTGAGAACCCAAGCTGGAACTGGATTTGAGTATCCACTAAACATTACCACAACAGGCAGTTCAGTCAACATTTCCACTGGCCTTGTGAACACCTCCATTTCAGGCACTGTCTACTCTGATAATCAAATTGCTATTTACAAAGTTAACAGTGTGCTCCAGCCTTATGGTGTTTTTGCTCCCAAGCATCACCAACCGTCACCCGCTCCGGCACCTGCACAAGAGAAGCCTAAGAAGGAGTCTTCATCATCGGATTCTGATGACACTACTCCTGATGTTGCTGAAGTGAAGTCTGGTGCTGTTCCTTGTCTGATCCCCAAGATTAATGCCATTGTCTCCATTGGAGTTGCTGTGGTTGCTGCTGCAGCATTAAACTTCTCTTga